Proteins from one Penicillium digitatum chromosome 2, complete sequence genomic window:
- a CDS encoding Molybdenum cofactor biosynthesis, MoeB translates to MASPSSKWWEEPTDSDLDYGFDSDELDIRYHESDRKITHGNKSKPSDYTNPDDKGVIASMSSWLHRQAGSSHGQLATAAVVSGAAVAGAIFGYQSYKRKEAVYDLKASIPSLDDLHTAEMLTNFGAASNGIQLSKEDERSAALARRAQQGDYNDDLILEQLARNRVFLGDEGLAKLRSSFVVVVGCGGVGSHAAASLARSGVSKIRLIDFDQVTLSSLNRHALATLADVGTPKVQCIRRRLEQIAPWVTFDCRNELYGKAASEHLLGPWSLTHDGEDRRPDFVLDCIDNITSKVELLHYCHSNSLPVISSMGAGCKSDPTRVVVGDISLSTDDPLSRSTRRRLKLLGVSSGVTAVFSTEKPGPGKATLLPLPEEEFAKGQVGELGVLPDFRSRILPVLGTMPAVFGYTVANHVICTITGYPLDYNMGAKGREKLYDTILSTLLSLHERMIRQVTGQDTVGLRAPLSKDDIAFVVEEVYRGKSAISGLSNRLALIPWQTPAHGWNMDLSLEKEGQKTIPMNINDMVCMTKEEALQHEKEVLKGGKKVEEVYDETVLQRVNLRRREAEEYDQYRG, encoded by the exons ATGGCTTCACCATCATCCAAGTGGTGGGAAGAGCCCACCGATTCCGACCTTGACTACGGATTTGATTCTGACGAACTGGATATCAGATATCACGAATCTGATCGAAAAATCACCCACGGAAATAAAAGCAAACCGAGCGACTATACGAACCCGGACGATAAGGGTGTGATTGCAAGCATGTCTTCTTGGCTCCACCGTCAGGCTGGTTCATCCCATGGACAGCTTGCGACAGCGGCTGTTGTATCCGGCGCAGCTGTCGCAGGTGCTATCTTTGGATACCAGTCATACAAGCGCAAGGAAGCTGTTTATGACCTGAAGGCTTCAATCCCGAGTCTAGATGACCTACACACCGCGGAAATG CTCACCAATTTTGGCGCTGCCTCGAACGGAATACAGCTAAGCAAGGAAGATGAGCGCAGTGCAGCTTTAGCTCGCAGAGCGCAACAGGGAGACTACAATGATG ACTTGATTCTTGAACAGCTTGCCCGTAACCGTGTGTTTCTTGGAGATGAAGGCCTTGCTAAGCTTCGATCGTCctttgttgttgttgttggctGTGGTGGTGTCGGTTCGCATGCCGCTGCCTCCCTGGCCAGATCGGGAGTATCCAAAATCCGGCTCATCGATTTCGATCAGGTCACGCTGTCATCGTTGAACCGACACGCCCTCGCCACATTGGCTGATGTCGGCACACCGAAGGTCCAATGTATTCGGAGGCGATTGGAACAAATCGCCCCGTGGGTCACCTTTGATTGTCGGAATGAGCTCTATGGAAAGGCCGCGTCTGAGCATCTCCTCGGCCCGTGGTCTCTGACACACGATGGAGAGGACCGTCGACCAGATTTTGTGTTAGATTGTATCGATAACATTACGTCCAAGGTAGAGTTGCTGCACTACTGCCACTCGAACTCCTTGCCCGTGATTTCGTCGATGGGTGCAGGGTGCAAGTCTGACCCGACTCGGGTTGTGGTGGGTGACATCTCGCTTAGCACCGATGATCCTTTGTCCCGCAGTACACGCCGCAGACTGAAGCTTCTTGGTGTTTCGTCTGGCGTTACAGCCGTCTTCTCAACCGAAAAACCAGGCCCGGGCAAAGCTACCCTACTTCCTCTCCCCGAGGAAGAATTTGCGAAGGGTCAAGTTGGTGAGCTTGGAGTTCTTCCTGACTTCCGATCCCGCATTCTCCCAGTGCTGGGAACCATGCCTGCAGTGTTTGGCTACACAGTAGCCAACCATGTTATCTGTACTATTACTGGTTACCCACTTGACTACAACATGGGCGCCAAAGGTCGCGAGAAACTCTACGATACGATCTTGAGTACTTTGCTAAGCTTGCATGAACGAATGATTCGACAAGTCACCGGCCAAGATACCGTGGGGCTTCGCGCCCCGCTCAGCAAGGATGATATTGCATTCGTTGTGGAGGAAGTGTACCGGGGGAAGAGTGCGATCAGTGGCTTGTCTAACAGACTGGCTCTCATTCCCTGGCAAACTCCTGCTCACGGATGGAACATGGATCTGAGCCTTGAGAAAGAGGGACAAAAGACCATCCCGATGAACATCAATGACATGGTTTGCATGACCAAGGAGGAAGCGCTCCAACACGAGAAGGAGGTGCTTAAGGGCGGCAAGAAAGTGGAAGAGGTATATGACGAGACTGTCCTGCAGCGTGTAAATCTGCGCAGACGGGAAGCAGAGGAGTATGATCAATACCGAGGATAG
- a CDS encoding Ser/Thr protein phosphatase family, which yields MGKWFGANSSLQFDGLVQIRTLNPDLVPGDLARVGSGEFSRKRLIFVGDVHGCKEELVHLLEKVSFNQKGGDHLIFVGDLINKGPDSAGVVDLAREHSASSVRGNHEDRILLLRQKMVKTKTLTSPDDVVYSGFSSRELGERALARSLSDEQAQWLENCPVILNVGHVPGVGQIVVVHAGLVPGIELEKQDLSSVMTMRTIDLDTHVPSPKKKGTNWAKMFDKHQSKLYSSLETSTEDPLANTMTVVYGHDASTSLSIRTFTKGLDSGCVKGGKLTALVIEDGGKQSLTQVSCHDYSKE from the exons ATGGGTAAGTGGTTCGGGGCAAATTCGTCTCTACAGTTCGACGGATTGGTTCAGATCCGTACATTAAACCCAGACCTGGTACCTGGGGATCTGGCGAGAGTAGGTTCGGGGGAATTTAGTCGGAAACGGCTAATCTTTGTGGGCGATGTGCATGGCTGCAAAGAGGAGT TGGTGCATCTTCTTGAAAAGGTCTCTTTCAATCAGAAAGGCGGCGATCACCTTATATTTGTCGGTGACCTGATCAACAAAGGACCAGACAGTGCAGGAGTCGTGGACTTGGCTCGGGAGCATTCGGCATCTAGTGTCCGTGGGAACCACGAGGATCGGATTCTGCTTCTTCGACAGAAGATGGTGAAGACGAAGACCCTCACATCCCCCGACGACGTTGTATATTCCGGTTTCTCATCCAGAGAACTTGGCGAGCGTGCACTCGCGCGGTCTTTGAGCGACGAGCAAGCTCAGTGGCTGGAGAATTGTCCAGTGATCTTGAATGTCGGCCATGTTCCTGGCGTGGGCCAGATTGTCGTCGTGCATGCGGGACTAGTACCGGGTATCGAGCTTGAGAAACAAGACCTATCCAGCGTGATGACTATGCGAACTATTGATTTAGATACGCATGTACCCAGCCCGAAAAAGAAGGGCACAAATTGGGCTAAG ATGTTCGATAAACATCAATCAAAATTGTACTCGAGCCTCGAGACTTCAACTGAAGATCCTCTTGCGAACACCATGACTGTTGTCTATGGCCACGATGCTTCTACCTCTCTTTCTATCCGCACATTCACAAAGGGGCTCGACTCGGGTTGTGTGAAGGGTGGGAAGCTCACAGCTTTGGTCATAGAGGACGGTGGAAAGCAAAGTCTTACACAGGTATCATGTCACGACTATTCCAAGGAATGA
- a CDS encoding LCCL — MQSLPESSGASARSPSPDNTPTSEYPLQEFGSRYRDEARDSDELSLDLEIGNVPLLPSGSHGMEDQSEKFERDPPFSCTPSGFCAWLRGPTPAHVYHINPWFPRLQAAPARLIDQKFPRRSSQIVLLFGGLIFWIVVFFASLKASVAGPDVPGYGQPVKLSCHDRLWSNATNCGLNGDLCRPFKNQSFAFRCPSGCAAAILLEPYVVGDQEFNYRPLVVGGKPSEVDSRNSGTYRGDSSICGSALHAGLIDHANGGCGILHRTGEQKDFHSIVQHGIESIEFLSSFPMSFQLSNEASSPDSKKIKLIKCSDARWSLFAFTLISTTILSLFVTSAPAFYSVTYFIVWFQVAMASDPPLVGSYYDLVSLALGRFLPGAFVGFVLYYFCVRHTLNNLDAHWDKTVLWLGGCWVGALNTDTFDRIPISRLTPHDIQQQPGALTALIIVVGSLIAIAFGQAHCFRREGRFFPTISIYGVLVAGVLILVAVPHMNLRIHHYILSLLFLPGTTMQTRPSLLYSGILIGLFINGIARWGFDSILQTPGALLDGAKLGTIPPKIYPPSLTDANNLVFSFPDLEPHADGLSVLVNDVERFQVFRSKDGQPLPDFPWSRTHPNELEYFRFGLVHSNPLGGFWYEDFSPPAVWGADGNFVFPDPEISEDPESESE; from the exons ATGCAGTCGCTACCGGAGTCTTCCGGGGCAAGCGCACGATCACCCTCGCCGGATAATACGCCGACCTCCGAGTATCCATTGCAGGAGTTCGGGTCGCGGTACAGGGATGAAGCTCGCGATAGCGATGAGCTAAGCTTGGACTTGGAAATAGGCAATGTGCCTCTTCTGCCTTCGGGAAGCCACGGCATGGAGGATCAATCAGAGAAATTCGAGCGCGACCCGCCGTTTTCCTGTACGCCCTCGGGATTCTGTGCGTGGCTCCGCGGCCCGACGCCGGCGCATGTCTATCACATTAACCCTTGGTTCCCTCGTTTACAGGCTGCGCCGGCGCGTCTCATTGATCAGAAATTTCCGCGTAGAAGTTCACAGATCGTGCTCCTCTTTGGCGGTTTAATCTTTTGGATTGTCGTATTCTTCGCGTCCTTGAAAGCTTCTGTTGCGGGCCCAGACGTTCCGGGGTATGGGCAGCCCGTCAAGCTGTCGTGTCACGACCGTTTATG GAGCAATGCCACGAATTGTGGACTGAATGGTGATCTTTGTCGCCCATTCAAGAACCAATCCTTCGCCTTCCGATGCCCCTCTGGCTGTGCAGCGGCGATCCTTCTGGAGCCATACGTTGTTGGCGATCAGGAATTCAACTACCGACCGTTGGTTGTGGGAGGTAAGCCATCCGAGGTGGATAGTCGCAACAGCGGCACTTACCGTGGCGATTCGTCAATTTGTGGGTCGGCCCTGCATGCAGGTCTAATTGATCACGCGAATGGTGGGTGTGGCATCTTGCACCGCACTGGCGAGCAAAAAGACTTCCACTCTATCGTGCAGCATGGGATTGAAAGTATCGAGTTTCTCTCGAGCTTCCCGATGTCATTCCAGCTCAGTAATGAAGCGTCATCCCCAGACTCGAAGAAGATAAAACTCATCAAATGCTCTGATGCGCGCTGGTCGCTGTTCGCCTTCACATTGATCTCGACGACCATCTTGTCTTTGTTTGTGACTTCGGCACCGGCATTCTATTCCGTGACATATTTCATTGTCTGGTTCCAGGTCGCTATGGCGTCCGATCCGCCTTTAGTTGGGAGCTACTATGACCTTGTGTCCCTCGCGCTCGGCCGATTCCTGCCCGGTGCATTTGTGGGATTCGTGCTGTATTACTTCTGCGTCAGGCACACGCTGAACAATTTGGATGCGCATTGGGACAAGACTGTCCTGTGGCTGGGCGGCTGTTGGGTTGGTGCCCTGAATACAGACACGTTCGATCGCATTCCAATCTCTCGCCTTACACCCCACGATATTCAGCAGCAACCGGGTGCTCTCACGGCCCTCATCATTGTAGTTGGATCTTTGATCGCAATCGCCTTTGGCCAAGCACATTGTTTTCGTCGCGAGGGTCGCTTCTTCCCTACGATAAGCATATACGGCGTCCTTGTTGCAGGTGTTCTCATTCTTGTCGCCGTTCCGCATATGAACCTACGCATCCACCACTAtattctttctcttctcttcctaCCTGGAACAACTATGCAAACGCGACCTAGTCTCCTATACTCAGGTATCCTTATTGGTCTATTTATAAACGGCATCGCCCGCTGGGGCTTCGATTCGATCCTTCAAACTCCAGGTGCTCTCCTTGATGGTGCCAAACTTGGTACCATTCCACCAAAAATTTATCCTCCTTCCTTGACAGATGCGAACAATCTGGTCTTTTCGTTCCCGGACCTCGAGCCCCATGCCGACGGCCTCAGTGTCTTGGTCAATGACGTTGAGCGCTTCCAGGTTTTCCGATCAAAGGATGGCCAGCCTTTGCCAGATTTTCCTTGGTCTCGTACTCATCCCAACGAGTTGGAGTACTTCCGTTTTGGACTCGTTCACAGTAATCCTTTGGGCGGCTTTTGGTATGAAGATTTTTCTCCACCTGCCGTTTGGGGCGCTGATGGTAACTTTGTTTTCCCTGACCCCGAGATCTCCGAGGATCCTGAATCCGAATCCGAATAG
- a CDS encoding Integral membrane protein: MPVISRLASIILRVMEIAFAAVVAGVIGHHLAKVNHSGADIDWSPQSRWIYTEVIAGLSILLGLIWLIPFSSGFFSWPMDILISFAWFAAFGVLVDTIRHLPCGSIWSWHFRGDQTCGRWKAAEAFSFLSAIVWLVSAIVGIWFTFRVRQSTTDGVRRRRWGRSAV; encoded by the exons ATGCCCGTCATCTCACGCCTCGCTTCCATTATCCTCCGTGTTATGGAGATAGCCTTTGCGGCT GTTGTCGCAGGTGTTATCGGACACCACCTTGCCAAGGTAAACCATAGCGGTGCAGACATTGACTGGTCGCCCCAGTCGCGATGGATCTATACTGAAGTAATCGCCGGCTTATCGATTTTGTTGGGCCTCATATGGCTGATCCCATTCTCTTCGGGATTTTTCTCCTGGCCAA TGGACATACTCATCTCATTTGCTTGGTTCGCCGCCTTCGGTGTTCTCGTCGACACCATCCGTCACTTGCCCTGCGGCAGCATCTGGTCCTGGCACTTCAGAGGAGACCAGACGTGTGGCCGTTGGAAGGCAGCTGAGGCTTTCAGCTTCCTTTCTGCTATTGTCTGGCTTGTTTCTGCTATTGTG GGAATTTGGTTCACCTTCCGCGTTCGCCAAAGTACAACTGATGGAGT TCGCCGCCGCCGCTGGGGCCGTTCCGCTGTCTAG
- a CDS encoding Nse4, whose translation MPQLFPTNPSATMVIRHVTPDIVTMSLPFARFGHIQFGGRGTLVKLATGSLAVFSPVSLTPEVRETVESLGGNVKYITAPDIEHHLNITPWKKAYPQAEILAPEGLYEKRQSNPEFQDTPFEHVFKKDDQLPRSISKEFDAEFDSEYVYGHGSRELVFLHKPTGTVIEADLLFNLPAKEQYSKTPEAGTNFLTRLIVPLLSTKPPATWHRRFAWYILSSQDRTAFNESMKKINQWDFDRLIPCHGDTIDTGAKEIFRDVMAWHLDRKNN comes from the exons ATGCCACAGCTCTTTCCAACCAACCCTTCTGCGACTATGGTAATTCGCCATGTGACACCAGACATTGTGACCATGAGTCTGCCATTCGCACGGTTCGGACACATCCAGTTCGGCGGGCGAGGGACGCTAG TCAAGCTTGCCACCGGCTCTCTTGCAGTATTTTCGCCCGTTAGTCTAACACCCGAAGTCCGCGAGACAGTCGAATCCCTTGGCGGAAATGTCAAATACATCACGGCACCAGATATCGAGCACCACCTCAATATCACCCCGTGGAAGAAGGCGTATCCGCAAGCAGAGATTCTGGCCCCAGAGGGTCTTTATGAGAAGCGGCAATCGAACCCAGAGTTCCAGGACACTCCGTTCGAGCATGTATTCAAGAAAGATGATCAACTGCCGCGGTCGATCTCGAAGGAGTTTGATGCTGAGTTTGACAGCGAGTATGTGTACGGCCATGGGTCGCGTGAGCTGGTGTTTCTGCATAAGCCCACGGGCACGGTCATCGAGGCAGATCTGCTCTTTAACCTGCCCGCTAAGGAGCAGTATTCCAAGACCCCCGAGGCGGGGACTAATTTCCTCACAAGGCTGATTGTGCCGCTGTTGTCCACCAAACCGCCGGCTACATGGCACAGGCGGTTTGCCTGGTACATTCTCTCGTCACAGGATCGGACAGCGTTCAATGAGTCCATGAAGAAGATTAATCAGTGGGATTTCGATCGTTTGATTCCATGCCATGGTGATACCATCGATACTGGTGCCAAGGAGATATTTCGCGATGTGATGGCATGGCACTTGGACCGGAAGAACAACTAG
- a CDS encoding Nuclear protein Qri2/Nse4, putative produces the protein MARLIPTHLDETITPGPRPASSILSPDAFNSDKENLHQGVTKRTTAVMPSSTQNKRRRLADRPSNAQPAQSAQSSRSAQSARSVRSQASSQRTGSDTRYYDPDQDPEERRSVRRGLRDLGRELNDTRGELMQPGNNGILNIVEQANQFYAKVKQTADATLDSRILVNTADLTHKKATQLALGDTSAGIDVDEFVSKCVSFMRRGPNNATTLTNGTQGRRGRPDRSQRDPDASDEDDGDAMNWDTLGRSACFPSNARPAVSGWLLGPLSLQKRTRQLTQRRAAEQIDPTQAVAPREMAQQDLGLQDSTNLTEICSEINKLLAYNQDDRQKAAENELQREANLTPEKAQHIMDKHNVADDGGIPLFRFCINPKSFGQSVENLFYVSFLVRDGTVGVSTDSRDLPTLHAAAPFAPSEAQKRGVQKHQAVFSLDHETWHEIINVFNIKESIIPHREEKEQETGTSWYA, from the exons ATGGCACGTCTCATTCCCACACACCTGGACGAAACCATCACCCCAGGTCCTCGCCCAGCATCATCAATATTATCACCAGACGCATTTAACTCCGATAAAGAAAATCTTCACCAGGGTGTCACTAAGAGAACTACCGCTGTGATGCCATCAAGCACACAGAATAAACGGCGTCGACTAGCCGACCGCCCCTCAAATGCGCAGCCTGCGCAATCCGCCCAATCTTCTCGGTCTGCTCAGTCTGCCCGATCCGTGCGGTCACAAGCATCATCTCAACGAACGGGCAGCGACACACGATATTATGATCCTGATCAGGATCCCGAAGAACGGAGAAGTGTGCGTAGAGGACTTCGAGATCTGGGTAGGGAACTGAATG ACACGCGAGGCGAGCTCATGCAGCCTGGAAATAATGGTATTCTCAACATTGTCGAACAAGCCAATCAATTTTACGCCAAAGTGAAGCAGACCGCCGACGCCACGCTCGATTCGCGCATCCTGGTGAACACTGCCGACCTCACGCACAAGAAAGCCACCCAGCTTGCTCTCGGTGACACCTCTGCCGGTATCGATGTAGACGAGTTTGTTTCCAAGTGTGTGTCGTTCATGCGTCGTGGCCCTAACAATGCGACGACTTTAACAAATGGGACGCAGGGACGCCGAGGGCGCCCTGATCGAAGCCAAAGAGATCCCGATGCTAGTGACGAAGATGATGGCGACGCGATGAACTGGGACACGCTTGGCCGATCGGCCTGCTTTCCTAGCAATGCTCGTCCCGCCGTGTCTGGATGGTTGCTGGGGCCGCTGTCACTACAGAAACGTACGCGGCAACTAACACAGCGAAGAGCAGCAGAGCAGATTGATCCCACGCAAGCCGTGGCGCCCCGAGAAATGGCCCAGCAAGATCTTGGCCTCCAGGACAGCACGAATCTGACCGAAATCTGTTCCGAGATCAACAAGCTGCTAGCTTATAACCAGGATGATCGTCAGAAAGCAGCCGAGAATGAGCTTCAACGCGAAGCTAATCTTACGCCAGAGAAGGCGCAACATATCATGGACAAGCACAACGTGGCGGACGACGGGGGAATCCCCTTGTTTCGCTTTTGTATCAACCCGAAGTCTTTCGGGCAAAGCGTGGAAAACTTGTTCTACGTGAGTTTTCTCGTTCGAGACGGCACTGTGGGTGTATCAACAGATAGTCGTGACTTGCCGACCCTGC ATGCGGCCGCTCCATTCGCCCCCAGTGAAGCTCAAAAAAGGGGAGTGCAAAAACATCAGGCGGTCTTTAGCCTGGACCATGAGACGTGGCACGAAATCATCAATGTGTTCAATATTAAGGAGTCCATCATCCCCCACCGCGAAGAGAAAGAGCAAGAGACTGGCACAAGTTGGTATGCCTAA